A genome region from bacterium includes the following:
- a CDS encoding TlpA family protein disulfide reductase, translating to MRRNLRLAVTAALCATVLTAAHAEGLSVGARAPGFTLKTLAGKPYKLSDYKGKSVVILDFGRFTCLPCRDMLKDLQKLQAKYKGHGVRIFQVNLDGPLAGRVVPKGLRELGVTFPILQDAEFRVAEAYKVQTIPHLVLVDTQGRVRFTHTGYEPGLRAKLVAQVDKYRRK from the coding sequence ATGCGCAGGAACCTCAGACTTGCCGTCACCGCCGCCCTGTGTGCGACCGTCCTGACAGCGGCCCACGCCGAGGGGCTCAGCGTCGGTGCCAGGGCCCCCGGCTTTACCCTCAAGACCCTCGCCGGGAAGCCCTACAAGCTGTCGGACTACAAGGGCAAGAGCGTGGTCATACTCGACTTTGGCCGCTTCACCTGCCTGCCTTGCCGCGACATGCTCAAGGACCTGCAGAAGCTGCAGGCCAAGTACAAGGGCCACGGTGTGCGGATCTTCCAGGTGAACCTCGACGGCCCGCTGGCGGGGAGGGTGGTCCCCAAGGGCCTCCGCGAACTCGGGGTGACCTTCCCGATCCTGCAGGACGCCGAGTTCCGCGTCGCTGAGGCATACAAGGTGCAGACCATCCCGCACCTCGTCCTGGTGGATACCCAGGGACGAGTCCGCTTCACGCACACCGGCTATGAGCCGGGCCTGCGAGCAAAGCTCGTCGCGCAGGTAGACAAGTACCGACGCAAGTAG